In Pedobacter sp. W3I1, one DNA window encodes the following:
- a CDS encoding nucleoside-diphosphate kinase, producing the protein MSTNRTFTMIKPDAVVNGHIGSIINDITNAGFKIIALKYTKLTAETAGQFYAVHAERPFYKDLVSFMSSGPIVAAILEKDNAVEDFRKLIGATNPAEAAEGTIRQKYAKSIDANAVHGSDSDENAEIEGNFFFKADERF; encoded by the coding sequence ATGAGCACTAACAGAACTTTTACCATGATCAAGCCAGATGCAGTAGTAAACGGCCATATCGGATCAATCATTAACGACATTACTAATGCTGGTTTCAAAATCATTGCATTAAAATATACTAAACTTACAGCCGAAACTGCAGGTCAGTTCTATGCTGTTCACGCTGAGCGTCCTTTTTATAAAGATTTAGTAAGTTTTATGTCTTCGGGACCTATTGTTGCTGCTATTTTAGAAAAAGACAACGCAGTTGAAGATTTCAGAAAATTGATCGGCGCTACTAACCCGGCTGAAGCTGCAGAAGGCACCATCCGTCAGAAATATGCAAAATCAATCGATGCAAACGCTGTTCACGGTTCAGATTCTGACGAGAATGCAGAAATTGAAGGTAACTTCTTCTTCAAAGCAGACGAACGTTTCTAA
- a CDS encoding FKBP-type peptidyl-prolyl cis-trans isomerase, translated as MKRIFLAVCLSGIAVASYAQTKTAKKPVAKKSTTATKTSTLASAGLKSTLDSTSYAFGTSIGAGLKTTGLSTLNYEVLLKGLKDAFTGGKVVLTQQQAQQCINEALAKASSVKNKAETEANKIKYAPIMKEGQDFLEQNKKRAGVQTTASGLQYEVLTAGTGVKPLATDSVLVHYKGTLLNGKQFDSSYDRGEPISFPLNQVIKGWTEGVQLMPAGSKYKFFIPYNLAYGERGAGQDIPPYSTLIFEVELLKVNGK; from the coding sequence ATGAAGAGAATTTTCTTAGCGGTATGTCTATCCGGTATCGCTGTTGCATCTTATGCACAAACCAAAACGGCAAAGAAACCTGTTGCCAAAAAATCGACCACAGCCACTAAAACATCAACTCTTGCATCTGCTGGTTTAAAATCTACGTTAGATTCTACCAGTTATGCTTTTGGTACCTCAATCGGTGCCGGCTTAAAAACAACTGGCCTTTCTACCTTAAATTACGAAGTATTGTTAAAAGGCTTGAAAGATGCATTTACCGGCGGCAAGGTTGTGTTAACCCAGCAGCAGGCCCAACAGTGTATAAATGAAGCATTAGCAAAGGCATCATCGGTAAAAAACAAAGCTGAAACAGAAGCAAATAAAATTAAATACGCACCAATTATGAAAGAAGGACAAGATTTCTTAGAACAGAACAAAAAACGTGCAGGTGTACAAACAACTGCAAGCGGTTTACAGTATGAAGTTTTAACCGCTGGTACTGGCGTTAAACCGTTGGCAACCGATTCGGTACTGGTTCATTATAAAGGAACATTATTAAACGGAAAACAATTTGACAGCTCTTACGATAGAGGTGAACCGATTTCTTTTCCTTTAAACCAGGTAATTAAAGGCTGGACAGAAGGTGTACAGTTAATGCCTGCTGGTTCAAAATATAAATTCTTTATTCCTTACAACCTGGCTTATGGCGAACGTGGCGCAGGACAGGACATTCCTCCTTATAGCACGTTAATCTTCGAGGTTGAGTTGTTAAAAGTGAACGGGAAATAA
- a CDS encoding DUF721 domain-containing protein, with product MRKPNDVTVKDAISKMLDVYRLRRKFDETSILSIWPEIMGTAIANRTKQIYIHDKKLFLRIESSVIKNELVMVRQGIIQKLNEHAGSEVITEMVFL from the coding sequence ATGCGTAAACCCAATGATGTTACCGTAAAAGATGCCATCAGCAAAATGCTGGATGTATACCGTTTGCGCCGAAAATTCGACGAAACTTCGATCTTGTCAATCTGGCCAGAAATTATGGGCACCGCCATAGCAAACAGAACCAAGCAGATTTACATCCACGACAAAAAGCTGTTTTTGCGTATCGAATCTTCGGTAATCAAAAATGAATTGGTTATGGTGCGCCAGGGCATTATCCAAAAACTAAATGAACATGCCGGGAGCGAAGTAATTACGGAAATGGTATTTTTGTGA
- a CDS encoding DNA replication/repair protein RecF, which produces MWLKNITLLNFKNYTDADLHFSETVNVFTGNNGSGKTNMLDAIHYLCLCKSYFNPIDSQQIKTNEEVFMIQGDFERNERNEKISCGVKRNQKKQFKRNKKEYEKLADHVGLFPVVMVSPYDVNLIMEGSEERRKFIDNVISQTDAHYLDQLITYNRILLNRNALLKQIAITRKYDPTLLEILDEQLIIAGKKIFAIRKAFMDEFIPLFNQYYTYLTNNKETVELNYQSQLNEATFEELLKKSVEKDRVLERTTTGIHKDELAFVISGMPLKKFGSQGQQKSFLIALKIAQYAYLAKNKGFKPLLLLDDIFDKLDDNRVQKLMQMVSHHDFGQIFITDTGRERVKSIFEKIEVDVTLFEVDNGTIQNA; this is translated from the coding sequence ATGTGGTTAAAAAATATTACCCTTCTAAATTTCAAGAACTATACCGATGCAGATCTCCATTTCTCGGAAACTGTAAATGTTTTTACGGGTAATAATGGCTCAGGTAAAACGAATATGCTCGATGCCATTCACTACCTCTGTCTATGTAAAAGTTACTTTAATCCCATCGATAGCCAGCAGATCAAAACGAATGAAGAAGTTTTTATGATTCAGGGCGATTTTGAGCGCAACGAAAGGAATGAAAAAATTTCTTGTGGCGTAAAACGCAATCAAAAAAAACAATTCAAACGCAATAAAAAAGAATACGAGAAATTGGCCGATCATGTTGGCCTTTTTCCGGTAGTGATGGTTTCTCCCTATGATGTAAACCTGATTATGGAAGGTAGTGAGGAGCGGAGAAAGTTTATTGATAATGTGATTTCGCAAACCGATGCTCATTACCTGGATCAGTTAATTACTTATAACCGTATTTTGTTAAATCGGAATGCCTTACTAAAGCAGATCGCCATTACCAGAAAGTACGATCCTACGCTGCTCGAAATTTTGGATGAACAGTTGATTATAGCCGGGAAAAAGATATTCGCCATCCGTAAAGCCTTTATGGATGAGTTTATTCCGCTATTTAATCAATATTATACCTACCTTACAAACAACAAGGAAACGGTGGAGCTGAATTATCAATCGCAATTGAATGAGGCAACTTTCGAAGAGCTGTTAAAAAAATCGGTAGAAAAAGATCGTGTGCTGGAGCGAACCACGACGGGCATTCATAAAGATGAACTGGCATTTGTAATCAGCGGAATGCCTTTAAAAAAGTTTGGCTCGCAAGGGCAGCAGAAGTCTTTTTTAATTGCTTTAAAAATTGCCCAGTATGCTTACCTTGCTAAAAACAAAGGATTTAAGCCATTGCTTTTGTTGGATGATATTTTTGATAAGTTGGATGATAACCGCGTTCAAAAATTAATGCAGATGGTTTCCCACCATGATTTTGGGCAAATATTTATTACAGATACAGGAAGAGAGAGAGTAAAATCAATTTTTGAAAAAATAGAAGTTGATGTAACTTTGTTCGAAGTAGATAACGGAACGATACAAAATGCGTAA
- a CDS encoding tetratricopeptide repeat protein, which translates to MSTTDNQTIQPTKKGSFLQENNKSLLFIAGAVVLLVLIYLWYQGVYLKGRAEEAASKMYKAEQFVGVDSLSNRAVKGEGGYPGLEQIAKEYDNTKSANLANLYLGGIYLRKGEYKQAIEALSKYSATGSPVADPLALGLLGDAYSELKDFKQAATYYKKAADKASKFTSPMFLKKLGLVNENLKDFKGAVDAYTKVKTQYPESAEAQLIDAYIARAQEQVK; encoded by the coding sequence ATGTCTACAACAGATAACCAGACAATTCAACCAACTAAAAAAGGTTCATTTTTACAAGAGAATAATAAGAGCTTACTGTTTATTGCAGGTGCTGTAGTTTTATTAGTTTTAATATATCTTTGGTATCAAGGCGTGTATTTAAAAGGTCGTGCTGAAGAAGCCGCTAGCAAAATGTACAAAGCAGAGCAATTTGTTGGGGTAGATTCATTATCGAACAGAGCTGTTAAAGGCGAAGGTGGTTACCCAGGCTTAGAACAGATTGCTAAAGAATACGATAACACAAAATCGGCAAATTTAGCTAACCTTTATTTGGGTGGTATTTACTTACGTAAGGGCGAATATAAACAAGCTATAGAGGCATTAAGTAAATATAGCGCTACTGGCAGCCCAGTTGCAGATCCATTGGCTTTAGGTTTACTAGGTGATGCTTACAGCGAATTGAAAGACTTTAAACAAGCAGCTACTTATTATAAAAAAGCGGCAGATAAAGCAAGTAAATTTACTTCACCAATGTTTTTAAAGAAATTAGGATTGGTTAACGAAAACCTAAAAGATTTTAAAGGCGCAGTTGATGCTTACACTAAAGTAAAAACACAATATCCTGAGAGCGCAGAAGCGCAATTAATTGATGCTTACATTGCAAGAGCTCAAGAACAAGTTAAATAA
- the pth gene encoding aminoacyl-tRNA hydrolase, whose protein sequence is MKYLIVGLGNIGPDYAHTRHNIGFDIADELVKNLDGSFENIRLAYYSEVSFKGRKLHVIKPTTFMNLSGKAVNYWMKELKIAPENVLVIVDDLALPLGKLRLKLQGSSAGHNGLKSIEEVCGGQNYARLRFGIGSNYPKGRQVDFVLGLFDKNEQLELPALIDKSVELIKSYVTVGPAHTMTAFNK, encoded by the coding sequence ATGAAATATCTTATAGTTGGCTTAGGAAATATCGGACCAGATTATGCACACACCAGGCATAACATCGGCTTTGATATTGCCGATGAACTGGTTAAAAATTTAGATGGCAGTTTCGAGAATATCCGCCTGGCTTATTATTCGGAAGTAAGCTTTAAAGGACGTAAACTTCATGTAATTAAACCAACCACTTTTATGAACCTAAGTGGTAAAGCCGTAAACTATTGGATGAAAGAGCTAAAAATAGCGCCAGAAAATGTGCTGGTTATTGTTGATGACCTTGCTTTGCCTCTTGGTAAGCTCAGGTTAAAACTCCAAGGTTCTAGCGCCGGCCATAATGGTTTAAAAAGCATTGAAGAGGTTTGTGGCGGACAAAACTATGCACGCTTACGCTTTGGTATTGGCAGCAACTATCCGAAAGGCAGACAGGTAGATTTCGTTTTGGGTCTATTCGATAAGAATGAACAATTGGAGCTCCCTGCGCTGATTGATAAAAGTGTTGAGTTGATTAAAAGTTATGTTACCGTTGGGCCCGCCCATACCATGACAGCTTTTAATAAGTAA
- a CDS encoding 50S ribosomal protein L25/general stress protein Ctc — protein MKTIAISGSPRENVGKRDAKELRYEGKVPAVLYGGKEQQHFAVVIADLRDVIYTPDVNFVEIDVNGTKTKAIVKDTQFHPLTDVLMHIDFLQLFDEKEIVMEIPVKLTGTSPGVKMGGKLIQKLRKLRVKALPANMPQNVEVSIEKLEVGSLVRVRDLKGDKYAITNTPEDTIVSVAMSRALKQAETEAAKGKK, from the coding sequence ATGAAAACAATCGCAATTAGCGGTTCTCCAAGAGAGAACGTAGGGAAACGCGATGCCAAGGAACTTCGTTACGAAGGTAAAGTTCCGGCGGTATTGTATGGTGGAAAAGAGCAACAACACTTTGCTGTAGTTATTGCTGACTTAAGAGATGTTATTTATACCCCGGATGTAAACTTTGTGGAGATTGATGTTAACGGTACTAAAACTAAAGCTATCGTAAAAGACACTCAATTTCACCCACTTACCGACGTATTAATGCACATCGATTTTCTTCAGTTATTTGATGAGAAAGAAATCGTTATGGAGATCCCGGTTAAATTAACAGGAACTTCTCCAGGTGTTAAAATGGGGGGTAAATTAATCCAGAAATTACGTAAACTACGTGTTAAAGCATTACCAGCTAACATGCCACAAAACGTAGAGGTAAGCATAGAGAAATTAGAAGTTGGTAGTTTAGTTCGTGTTCGTGACCTTAAAGGTGATAAATACGCAATCACTAACACTCCTGAAGATACTATCGTTTCTGTTGCAATGTCTAGAGCATTAAAACAAGCAGAAACTGAAGCTGCTAAAGGTAAAAAATAA